One window of the Chanodichthys erythropterus isolate Z2021 chromosome 2, ASM2448905v1, whole genome shotgun sequence genome contains the following:
- the cpvl gene encoding probable serine carboxypeptidase CPVL yields MLKQTLRLLFLWAVLESVCSRGCSSFFCRKSRRVSGSQFGVDPGKPLMLTPYLEEGKIEEAKKLSLVGPLPGANVKSFSGYLTVNKTYNSNLFFWFFPAQERPETAPVLLWLQGGPGGTSMFGLFVEHGPYFVHKNLTLGYRDFPWTSRYSVLYIDNPVGTGWSFTEDDRGFAQNQDDVGRDLYSALTQFFQIFSEFQSNPFYATGESYAGKYVPAIGYYIHKNNPSAKVKINFKGVAIGDGLCDPELMLGGYADFLYQTGLVDELQRQHVKMQTDAGVKLIQEQRWVEAFEVFDSLLNGDLVPYPSFFQNVTGCTNYFNYMQCQEPPDQEYFSSFVTLPDVRRAIHVGNLTFNDGSEVEKHLLQDVMKSIKPWLGILMDNYRVLIYSGQLDVIVAAPLTERFLPTVSWSGADEYKNALRMPWKVQPSDTEVAGYVRQVKEFFQVIVRGGGHILPYDQPERSFDMMDRFLSTDGFSSH; encoded by the exons ATGCTGAAGCAAACGCTGAGGCTGCTCTTCCTCTGGGCTGTCCTGGAGTCCGTCTGCTCCCGCGGATGTTCCTCATTCTTCTGCCGCAAATCACGCCGTGTGAGCGGGTCACAGTTTGGAGTCGACCCGGGCAAACCTCTGATGCTCACCCCCTATCTGGAGGAAGGCAAGATAGAAGAAG CCAAAAAACTTAGTTTGGTGGGACCCCTTCCTGGTGCCAATGTCAAGAGCTTCTCAGGATATCTCACTGTGAACAAGACCTACAACAGTAACCTTTTCTTCTGGTTCTTCCCTGCCCAG GAGAGACCAGAGACGGCTCCGGTGCTGCTGTGGCTGCAGGGAGGACCTGGAGGCACCTCTATGTTTGGCTTGTTTGTGGAGCACGGCCCATATTTTGTACATAAGAACCTCACAT TGGGTTATAGGGATTTCCCCTGGACATCACGCTACTCGGTTCTCTACATCGACAATCCA GTTGGAACAGGATGGAGTTTCACTGAGGATGACCGAGGATTTGCCCAAAACCAGGATGATGTGGGCAGAGATTTGTACAG TGCCCTGACTCAATTCTTCCAGATATTTAGTGAGTTCCAGTCTAATCCGTTCTACGCTACAGGCGAG TCATATGCAGGAAAGTATGTTCCAGCGATTGGCTACTACATCCACAAGAACAATCCTTCCGCCAAAGTGAAGATCAACTTCAAAGGAGTGGCCATCGGAGATGGTCTGTGTGACCCTGAGCTG ATGCTGGGAGGCTATGCAGATTTCCTCTATCAGACAGGTCTCGTGGATGAACTGCAGAGGCAGCATGTGAAGATGCAGACGGACGCAGGAGTCAAACTCATCCAGGAGCAGAGATGGGTGGAGGCCTTTGAG GTGTTTGACAGCTTACTGAATGGTGATCTTGTTCCTTATCCCTCATTCTTCCAAAACGTCACTGGTTGCACCAACTACTTCAACTACATGCAGTGTCAG GAACCTCCAGATCAGGAGTATTTTTCTTCATTTGTGACTCTACCAGATGTTCGACGTGCCATCCATGTTGGGAATCTTACGTTCAATGACGGCTCAGAGGTTGAGAAGCATCTGCTTCAGGATGTCATGAAGTCCATCAAGCCCTGGTTGGGCATCCTCATGGACAACTATAGA GTGTTGATCTACAGTGGACAGCTTGATGTCATTGTTGCAGCCCCTCTGACTGAGCGCTTCCTGCCCACCGTGAGCTGGTCTGGAGCGGACGAGTATAAAAACGCATTGCGCATGCCCTGGAAGGTCCAGCCCAGTGACACTGAAGTGGCAGGTTACGTACGACAAGTGAAAGAGTTCTTTCAG GTGATTGTCAGGGGAGGCGGGCACATTTTGCCTTATGACCAACCAGAGAGATCATTTGACATGATGGACAGATTCCTTTCTACAGACGGATTCTCTTCACATTGA